The genomic window CGACGCGGCGGGCCGTGCTGCACGTCCACGGGTTCGTGGACTACTTCTTCCAGACCCACATGGCGGACTTCTTCGTCGAGCGGGGCTGGGACTTCTACGCGCTGGACCTGCGGAAGTACGGCCGTAGCCTGCTGCCGCATCAGACGCCGAACTTCGCCCGCAGCATGACCGACTACTTCCCGGAACTGGACGAGGCGGCCCGCATCATCCGCGAGGAGGACGGCCACGATCAACTGCTGGTCACCGGCCATTCCACCGGCGGTCTGATCACCTCGCTGTGGGCACACACCCGGCGCGGGCGGGGACTGGTCGACGGACTGTTCCTGAACAGCCCGTTCTTCGACTTCAATCTGCCGTGGGTGATGCGGCGACCATTGATGTCGATGGTGCTGGCGGTGACCGGGCGTTACCCGTACCGGAAAATGCCCGTCGCGAATCTGGGTCTTTATGGCCGGAGCCTGCACCATGAACACGACGGCGAGTGGAGTTACGACCTGGCCTGGAAACCGATCACCGGTTTCCCGGTCCGGATGGGCTGGCTGGAAGCGATCCGGCGAGGGCAGCACAAACTGCGGTCCGGCCTGTCCATCGATGCGCCGGTCCTTGTCGCTTGCTCGACGCGTACGTTCCGGGGGCGCGCGTGGCACGACGACATCCGGGTCAGCGACTCGGTGCTGGACGTCGACCACATCACCCGATGGGCTCCCGGGCTGAGCCGGCAGGTGACGATCGCGCGATTCGACGGCGGAATGCACGATCTGACGCTCTCCGGCAAGGAAGTACGCGCCGAAGTGTTCCGTGAAGTGGGCCGTTGGGTGGACGCTTTCCTACCGGCACCAGGCACTCCGGAGGCGGCGATCCCACCCGCGCCGGAGGACCGAGCGGGCATAGCCACCGCCTTGGAGGCAGCCGAGGCGGCGGTCGAGAACCGCACCACGGACGAGGCGGACGACAAGTCCGGCGCGACCGCCTAGTATGTGCTGGCCAGCGCTCGTAGCTCAGCGGATAGAGCAACGGACTTCTAATCCGTCGGTCGCAGGTTCGAATCCTGCCGGGCGCGCTTGTTGAACAGCAAAAACACGACCCCCGAGCACCTCTCGGGGGTCGTTCTCGCTGTCCGGACCGAGCTCAGACAGCGTCTTCGGGCGCCCGGTTCCGAAGGCCCCACGCCACGAGCAGGTCACGAAAGTCATCGGAGTGCACCGAACCCGCCATCACCGATCTGAATCCCTACGTCGGTATCTGCTGGAAGCATGGCGATCTTTTGCATCCACTCGTCTCGCAGCATCGCACCCATCTTCTTCGATGGAACGTGAACCGCCGGAGGTCACGGCTTACGGGGCGATCTGGTCAGATCTCGTGGACAGGGTGGCCGCTGGTGCGACCGAATCCAGGGACCTCATCGAAGCCTGAGTGAAGGAGTGGTCACATGCATGACCTCAGTGATGCCCAGTGGCGCAAGAGCTCCCGTTCCGGCGGCGACGGCGGCAACTGTGTCGAGGTGGCCACCGACATGCAAGGGGTCGTCGCTGTCCGGGACACCAAGGGCAGAGATGGCGGGACACTGCTTTTCACGCCGGCTGGATGGAGAGCGTTCATTGATGGAATCAAGGAGGGCGACTTCGATCTCTGACCGACGAGGTATCAGGTCAACGCACACCCTGCGGTAGACCAGACAGCCGCGATGGCCTTCACTGCCGCTTCCCGAGTGAACCGGCCAAGGAGATCGCCGCTGGTACCGGGCCGCCTGATGCAGGCGTGGATCCAGCCGCTGTATCCGCCCATGATGCTCACCTTGAGAACGACGCCAAGCACGACCTCACGCTTCGCGAGCGAAACTCGACGCTCCGAAACCAGCTCTAAGCACGAGTTTTTGCACATCTGGCCATCAGCTTGAGCCCAATCGCCCATGCGCCCATGGTGGTACATTGGGCAAGTGGGCAAGGGCAGCCCAATGCACCACCACCCCTGATCCAAGATTTACATGCTCGACCGAGAGACGGCCTCGACGAGAAAGCACGGGCCGACTCCAAGCACCTTCCAAGAGGGGCGACGCACACATGACCATCACAGAACAGCTCATCGAGCTGGACGCCCGACGGCGCACGACGCTGCGCATCGGAACCCACAGTCGCTACCTGGCCACCGAGCACGAGGACGGCACGATCGTTCTCGAGCCAGCGATCGTGCTCACCCAGCACGAACTTGCGCTGCGCTCGAACCCCGGCCTGGTAGACCGCATCGAAGAATCGATGCGCAACCCCGCCGCTCGCACTCGCCGCGGACGGCCGACACCGAAGGAATGAACAGTTGCTCGAACCGGCGTACGGGATCGGCGTTGATTCCGTCTTAGATGAGATCGAGAACGACGACTCTCGGTCTCGGCTTTACAACAGGATCGTCGAAAAGCTCAACTTCGTCTGCGACCACCCGGACTCCGCACAAGCCCGGCAACACGCGATTCGATTGGAGAGCCAGAACACGATCTGGCTGGTGACCGTCAGGGAACCCAGCGAGACGGAAGACTGGGGCATCCTCTGGACGCCCGAGGGCGGCGACGCGCTGTTCCTGTACATCGGGCCTTGGCCACCAGCCAAGGTCTGACGCGAGAATGTTGAAGCCCCGGCGCACCAAACTCGCCGGGGCTTCAACATTTTCTACCTCACTAGACCTGATCTTGCCAGAGGTTCAGACCATTGCTTCGGGAGGGCGTGGATCCAAGCGAGATGGCGGGAATCCAATGAAGCCTTGCGCGAGCGGATCGGGTGTCGTAGAACGGGCGGATGGCATCCACGGATGACGATCTTCGGGCTGAGGTGCCGCATGCGGCGCGGATCTGGAACTACTGGATGGGCGGGAAGGACAACTTCGCGGCTGATCGGGCTGCGGGAGACGCCGTTGCCCAGGTTTATCCGGAGATTGTGCTGATGGCTCGGCAGTCTCGGCGGTTTCTGGTGCGGGTGGTTCGGTATCTGGCCGCTGACGCCGGGGTTCGGCAGTTTCTCGACATCGGCACGGGGCTTCCTACCATGCAGAACACGCATCAGGTCGCCCAGGCGGTGGCGGCGGATTCGCGGGTGGTCTATGTGGACAACGATCCACTGGTGCTGGTGCACGCCCGGGCGCTGATGTCGAAGAGCGACAGCACGGTGCACGTGGATGCCGACTATCACGAGCCGGAGCGGATTCTGGACGCGGCCCGGAAGGTGCTGGACTTCGAGCAGCCGATCGGGGTCATGTTCATGGGGGTGCTGGGTTACGAGCCGGATCTCCAGGTCGTGGCGTCGATCGTGAATCGGGTGATGGCGGCGGTTCCGGTGGGGAGTTACCTGGTGTTGTGGGACGGCACGAACACCACGCCGGCCGTGGTCGAAGGGGCGGAGCGGCTGGTGCAGGGCGGTGGGATGCCGTACATCCTGCGCAGCCCGGACGAGATCGGCGGGCTGTTCAGCGGCCTGGAGCTGGTGGAGCCGGGTCTGGTGCAGCTCACCGGGTGGCGGCCGGACGGTGAGGTCGAGTGGCTGGACGCGTACGGCGCGGTGGGCAGAAAGGTCGCAAGATCGTCGTGAGAATGTCGCACCAAGGTCATAGGAATGCCCTGACCTGCGACAACTTGTCGTCGTGCCCTATCGTCACGGCATGTTCGTCTTCGGTGTTCTTCTATTCGGTGTGGCGGTTCTCGCTCTGCTCACCGGTGTCCTGACCAAGGTCCCTTCGGTACGGCGTAATGCCTACCTCGCGTTCGGTGGCAGCTTGATCCTGTCGGTGGCGGTGATCGTCACGTCCAGTATCACGGTGGTGCCGACCCGGAACGTCGGTATCGTGACGGCCTGGAACAAGCCGACCGGGCGCACCACCGGCGCCGGTCTGCAGTGGACGCTGCCGTGGCAGGGGATCGACGAGTGGGACGCCTCGGGGCAGACGTATTCACATCTCGGTGACCAGTGTGTGTGGGTGACGATCGCGGCGCAGCGGCGCGCGTGCATCCCGGTGCAGATCGAGTGGTCGGCGAAGGCTGAGAAGGCGCCGGAGAACTGGGCGGCCTACCGTGAGGTGGGGAGCAAGTCCCGGTTCGAGGTGTTCATCGAGCGGCGGGTGAACCCGCAGATCAACGGTGCGATGACGTCGATCTTCGCGACGTTCGACCCGCTGGGTTCGGTGGATCCGACCAGTGGGGACGCGCCGGCGCCGGATCTGAACAAGACCTACAAGGACACCCTGATCCAGGCGCTGAATCTGGAGCTGGGTGACGAGATTGTGGTGAAGTCGGTGGCGTTCGAGTCGCCGCAGTACGACGAGCCGACCACGCAAGCGATCGCGGCGTACGGCCAGAAGATTCTGGAAGCCCGCAACCTGGAGATCGACAAGGCGAACGCGAAGACCCGGGCGGAGATCACCCGAACCGACGCGAGTGTGGATCAGGTGGCCCGTTGCCTGCAGATCGCGGAGAAGCTGGGCAAGGAGCCGGGGCTGTGCATGGGTGGTTCGGTGTCGTTGACCCGCCCGGTCGAGACCGGGCAGGGCAACTGACCGCGAACTAGCGGACCCGGACCCGGACCGAGTCGAGGGCGGGCGTCTGGTTGGCGCGTTCCATCATCGGGATGCGGTGTGACCCGTCGCCTGCCCAGGCGGAGCACTGGAAGGTGCCGGCCTGCGCGAGCCCGGGAACCTGGATGGAGACGGTGTCCGCCTGAGCGCCACCCTTGTTGTCCTCGGTGGCGACGAAGAACGCCGGCACCGGCTCCGGCGCGGGCGCCTGGTTCTGGCTGTCCAGGATCCGGCAGGCGGTGTGGAAGTGGCCACGGACCAGGCCGTTCTGCAGAACGCTGCTCTCCACGTAGTAACCGCCCTGGCCGGCCGCGAGGAAACGGTCCCGGATCAGGTTGCGGGTGCTGACCTGCAGCGTGAAGGGCTGGTTGCGGCGGACCTGGCCCGGTGCCCGGGTGATCAGCAGGGTCGAGTTGTTCGCGGCCGCGCCGACCTCACCGAATTCGGTGGAGACGCAGCGGTTGCCGATCTGGAAGCCGTCGTGCGGCGCGAGGTTCGACGTGTCGCACGTGTTGGTGAGGATGCCCAGGTTGTTGCCGGGTTCGGCGGCCGCGGGCGTGGTGACGACCGGCGCGGCGCCGTTCTCGTTGAGCGTGCACGTCGCCAGGGTCTCGGCCTTGAGATCGGGCCGGGCGGCGTTGCGGGAGATCGCCGTCTCGATCCGGTTGATCGCGGCGAAACGCTTGTCCTTCAGCGGGCCCAGGATCGCGTTCTGGATGAAGCCGGCCCCACCCTGTCCGACGGTGGCCGCGATCCGGTTGTTGGCCTCGTTGATCTGCTGATCGAGCAGCCGGAGGTTGTTGTCCACTTCCGCCTGGGCCTGCGCCGGAACGTTGACGTTGACGGTTACCTGCGGACAGTTGACGGTCGGCACGGCGGCTTCGGCGGCCGACGCGATTCCGATTCCGGCACTCACCATGGTGACGGCGAGACCAGCGGTGATGACAAGTTTTCGGCGCATTGACCTGCTACTTCCCCGATACGCGATGGAACGCTTCTCCCATCGATACGGGAACGCTCCCAGGACGGATCAAATGCGGACGGGAGAAATTCAGGCGAGTGCCTCGGCCGGAGCCAGCCGGGCCGCCCGGATCGCCGGGTAGAGGCCGGCCAGCGCCCCGATCAGCAGGGTGGCGGCCAGACCGCCAGCGACCGCCCACAGTGGTACGACGGGCGGCCAGTCCTGTGCCGACGCGTAGGCGGCGGTCACCACCGAACCGGCGGCCACCCCACCGGCCCCGCCGATGATCGACAGCAGCAGGGACTCGGCGACGAACTGGGTGCGGATCTGGCCGCGCGTGGCGCCGAGGGAACGGCGCAACCCGATCTCGGCTCGCCGCTCCAGCACCGAGATGACCATGGTGTTGGCCACGCCGATGCCGCCGACCAGCAGCGCGACAGCGCCGAGCCCGAGGAGCAGGGCGTTGAAGGTGCTGGCGGTGGCCCGCTGGGCGACGAGCGCGTCGGACGGGTTGGAGACGTCGACCTCGTCGGGGCTCTGCGGGTTCGCGGTGGCGGCCAGCACCGACCGGACCGCTTCGACCTGCGCCTCGGCCGAGCGGGTGTAGACGCGGGTGGCGTGGCCGTCGAAGTCCAGGTAGGTCTCGGCGGCGTCCCAGCCGATGAGGACGGCGGTGTCGAGTTCGGGGGCGAGCGCGACCGGTTCCAGGACTCCGGCGACCGGCAGGTAGCGGCCCCCGAGGTAGACCGCCGGCACGTCGCCGAGGCGATGAGCGGCGGTGGCGCCGAGGACGACCGCCGGGTAGTGGGCGGTGGCCGCGTTCAGCCAGGCACCGTGGGCGAGGGTGGCGTCGACCGTGTCGAGCAGGTCGAGTTGCGCGGCGTACACGGCAAGTCCTCCGGTTTCGCCCTGGGGTATGTGTTCGGTGCGGTAGACGGGCGTGTCGCCGACCGCGCCGACCGCGCTGGCCGAGGTGACCGGGCCGATCCGTTCGATCATCGGCAGGGCCTCGTCGGGCAGGGTGGCGTCGGCGCCGAACATGGTGCGGCCGGGGGCGACGGTGAGCATGTTGGTGCCGAGGGCGGCGAGCTGATCGTCCAGGTCGGCCTGGCCGGAGGCGGAGACGCCGACGACGGACACCATCGCGGCGATACCGATGGCGATGCCGAGCGCGGAGAGGGTGGCCCGCAACGGGCGCGACCGTAACCCGTACCCGCCGAGTCGCAGATAGTCCGACGGTCGGAGCGTGGCCATCTCAGATCACCCGCCCGTCACGCATCGGCACCTGACGGGGCAGGGAACCGGCGATCTCGTGATCGTGGGTGATCACCAGGACGGTGGTGCCGGCCGCGTTGAGTTCCCGCAGCAGGTCCATCACACCGGCGCCGGCCGCCGAGTCGAGATTGCCGGTGGGTTCGTCGGCGAGCAGCACGGCCGGGTCCCCGGCGACCGCGCGGGCCACCGCGACGCGCTGTCGTTCGCCGCCGGAGAGCTGGTGGGGGCGATGGCGGAGGCGGTCACCGAGGCCGACCCGGACGAGGGCGGTCTCGGCGATCCGGTCCCGGTCCTTTTTCGGTACGCCGGTGTAGAGCAGCCCGTCGGACACGTTGGCGATCGCGTCCCGTCCGGGGGCGAGGTGGAACGACTGGAAGACGAAGCCGATCCGGCGGGCCCGCAGTGCGGACAGTCGCCGGTCGGTGAGCCGGGCGATGTCGTGGCCGTCGATGTGCACGGTGCCGGAGCTGGGCCGGTCGAGGGTGCCGATCAGGTTGAGCATGGTCGACTTGCCGGAGCCGGACGGCCCGACGATGGCGATCAGTTCGCCGTGCCCGACGGTGAGGTCCACGTCGCGCAGCGCGGTGACCCCGCCGGGGTAGCTCTTGGTGACTCCGGCGAGTGCGATCACCGGGGTCATGACGGCACCTCCACCTTCTGGCCCTCGGCGACGTCGCCGGTGACTTCGACCCGCCCGTCGGCGAACAGCCCGGTCTCGACCGCGACGATCCGGGTAGCGGTTCCGTCGACGATCCGCAGGCCATAACCGCCTTCGGCGAGAGCGAGAAGCGCATTGATCGGTACGGTGAGAACATCCGCCCGTTGCGAGGCGGTGAACTCGACGGTGACCGTGGCGTCGTCCAGTCCCACCGGCGCCTTGTCGAACCCGACGGTCACCACGATCTTGGTGGTGTCCTCGCCGTCCGGGTTCTCCGACTCCTCGACGGTCGTCTCCACGCCGGTGATCCGGCCGGTGACCTCGGTGCCGTCGGGCAGGGTCAGGCCGGCCGCGGCGCCGTTGCGGGCGAGCCGCTGGTCCTCGGCGTCGAGTTCGACGGTGACGATCCGGCTGGTGGCCGAAGTGGACAGCAGTTCCGCGCCGGCCTGCACGGCCGCTCCGGTGTCGGCCGTGTGCGAGGCGACCCGGACGGCCCCGGTGGCGTAGACGACCCGGCCCAGCTCGACCGTGCCGGTCTCGGCCAGTCCCAGGTCGTCCTGCCACTGTTCGACGGCGTCGGCGGTGACCCCGGTGTAGTCGCCGTCGACGGTGAAGCCGCGGTAGCCGAGCGCCCACAGGTTCTTCTCGAACTGCCGCACGTCGGCGCCCTCGTCGCCCGGTTCCAGGGTCCGGTACGCGGGCAGGGTGCCGTACAGAAGGATCACCGGTTTGTTGTCGATCTTGTAGATTTTTCCGCCCCTCTTGACGGTGGAACCGGTCGCGGCCAGGGCGGTCACCGTGCCGGCCAGCCGGGTGGTGCGGGTGGTGGTGTCGCCGAAGCCGAGGGTGCCGCCGTGGCTCTGTTTGTCGACGAGGGTCTGCCGGGTCACCGCGGCGGTCGCCGCCGGCACACTCGCGGCCCGGGCCCCGCCACCCTCGGCCGAAGGCAGGCCACCGGTGATCAGATACGCGGCCACCCCGGCGGCGGTCAGTGCCACCGCCACCGCGGCGGTCGTCCACTTCCGTCGCATGTCAGTTCCCCCGCACTGCCGGGCCGCCGCCGGCCCGGTTGGTCCCGCCGCCCGGCAGGTACTGCGAACAGGCCTGCTCCGCCTTGTCGAAGACCGGGTCGCCGGGCTTGACACTCAGGCCGTCCCCGATCGAGAGACCGCCGCCGGCTTGCGGATCCGGGAAGTCGGGCACTCCGTTCTCCCGCATGCACTTCGACATCAGGCGCAGTTTCTCCAGGTCCGCGGCGGTCGGCCCGCCCTTGTCGGTGCCGCTCGGCGCGAACTTGCGGCACTTCTCCATAGCCGCGGCGAACTCCTCCCGCTGCACGCCGTCCGGAACCCGGATCTCCATCGGCTGCCCGGGGCCCGGCGGGTCCGGGAACCAGGTCATCCCCTCCGCCCGCATGCACTGGGCGTGCTTGAGCGGGGCGTCCGGGTCGAACGACGCCGAGGCCGACGGGGAGGCCGGCGCCGGTTTGTCCACGCTCGCCACGGACGGCTCGTCCACCGCCGGCTTCGCACATCCCGCGGTGAGCGCCAGCAGCCCACCGAGCACCACGATCGCTGTCCTTCTCATCTCGCCCTCTCCCCGGCGGCCAGGACGGCCGCCACGCACCGAAGTAGAGCCAGCGCGGTGTCTCTCCGGCGTCACGGAAAACGATGACGGCGAGGTGACAGCGGGCGGGTCCAAGATGGAGGCATGCGGATCCTGGTGGTGGAGGACGAACCGCTGCTCGCCGACGCGGTCGCGCAGGGGTTGCGGCGGGAGACGCACGCCGTCGACGTCGTTTACGACGGCGGGTCGGCACTGGAACGGATCGACGTCAACGACTACGACGTGGTGGTCCTGGACCGGGACGTGCCGGTCGTGCACGGTGACAAGGTGTGCCAGGTGCTGGCCGAGCGCAAGGCCGGCATCCGGGTGCTGATGCTGACCGCGGCCGCCGGGATCGACGACCGGGTCACCGGGCTGGCTCTGGGCGCCGACGACTACCTGCCGAAACCGTTCGCGTTCCGGGAGCTGTCGGCACGGGTGGCGGCACTCGGGCGGCGGGCCCGGCCGGCCGCGCCGCCGGTGCTGCGCCGGGCCGGGATCAGCCTCGACCCGTACCGCCGCGAAGTGCACCGGGACGGCCGTTACGTGCCGCTGTCGCGCAAGGAGTTCGCGGTCCTGGCCGAACTGCTGCGCGCCGACGGTGTCGCGGTGTCCGCCGAGACGCTGCTGGAGAAGGCGTGGGACGAGAACGCCGACCCGTTCACCCACACCGTCCGGATGACGATCCTGAAACTACGCCGCAAGCTGGGTGATCCGCCGGTGGTGCTGACCGAACCGGGAGTGGGGTACCGGATCCGATGAGACTCACCGTCCGCGCCCGCCTGACCGCCGTCTACGGCGGCCTGTTCGTACTGGCCGGGATCGTCCTGCTCAGTGCCGTCTACGTCCTGGTCGAACGCAGTTCCCCGGCCGCCGCCGGCGTCGCCGTGCTCGATGTCGCCACGGCCGGGGCACCGCCGCAAGGGGGTGTCGCGTTCATCCGGAGAGTCGCCGAGGGAACCCAGGCCGACACCCTGCGCAGCATGCTTGTCCAGGGGGCGATCGCGCTGGTCGTGGTGAGTGCCGCGGCGATCGCGCTGGGCTGGCTGATCGCCGGGCGCCTGCTGCAGCCGCTGCACCAGATCACCGCGGCCGCCCGGCGGATCGCCGAGTCCCCGGCCGCCGACCGTGGCCTGCACGAACGGATCGCCCTGTCCGGGCCGAACGACGAGCTGAAACAACTCGCCGACACGTTCGACCTGATGCTGGCCCGGCTCGACCAGTCCCTCGACTCCCAGCGCCGGTTCATCGCCAACGCGTCGCACGAGCTGCGCACCCCGCTCACCCTCAACCGCACGCTGCTGGAGGTGGCTCTGGAACCCGAGACCACTTCCCCTGAGGTACGACAGCTCGGGGCCACGTTGCTGGCCGTCAACGACCGGCACGGGCGGCTGATCGACGGCCTGCTGCTGCTGGCCCGCTCCGATCGGGAGGTGACCGAACGGTCGTACGTCGACCTGGCCGACATCGTCGATCACGTGGCCGTCGCGGACTCGGTCAAGATGATCGCCGAACCCGCCGAGGCGGCCGTCCTGGGCGACCCGGTGCTGCTGGAAAGGCTGGTGCAGAACCTGGTGGAGAACGGGGTCCGGCACAACGTCCCGGACGGCTGGGTGAAGGTGACCTCCCGTACCCTCCCGGACGGCTGGGTCGAGTTGCAGGTCGCCAACTCCGGGCCGGTGGTGCCCCGCTACGAGGTGCCCGGCCTGTTCGAGCCGTTCCACCGCTACCGCACCGACCGGCTGGCCGGGCCCGGCGCCGGGCTGGGGCTCTCCATCGTCCGGGCGGTCGTCGGCGCGCATCAGGGCCGGTTACGGGCCGACGCCCGGGACGAGGGAGGCCTGGTGATCACGGTTCTCCTGCCCGGCGCACCCTGAAAATCGCTGTCTTCGGGCCGGCCGGAACTGCGAAGATCGCCGGCATGGCGCAACCGGGCGGAGTACGGATCGGCTGGGCGGACCTTCCCAGCCCGATCCAGCTGGACATCGAGCAGATCATCGGCGGCGGGCCGATCGTGGCCGCCGATTCCCAAGCCGGCGGCTTCTCCCCCGGCACCGCCGACCGGGTCCGCGCCGCCTCCGGAGCACGGGCGTTCGTCAAAGCGGTCACCCCGGCCCTCAACCAGCAGTCCGCCGACATGGCCCGCGACGAACTGCGGATCACCGCCGCCCTTCCCCGGCACGCCGCGTCGCCGAGGATGCTGGGCGGCTTCGACACCGGCGACTGGGTGGTGCTGGTCCTGGAGGACATCGAGGGCGTCCATCCGCGGACACCCTGGGTGGATGACGAGATCCGGGCCACCGCGGCCGCGCTGCGGGAACTGGCCACCGCGCTCACCCCGGCACCGATCGGCGGTCTGCCGACGGTGTACGAGAAATATGCCGAGGAGTTCTCCAGCTGGGACGCCCTGGCCGCCGACGTCCCGGCCGACCTCGACCCGTGGGCCGCGGCCCATCTGGACGATCTGCGGGCCGCCGCCGACCGGGGTGTGGCCGCCCTCGTCCACGGCGAGACCCTGGTCCACGCCGACCTGCGGGCCGACAACATCCTGGTCCGGCCGGACGGCGATCTGGTCATCGTCGACTGGCCGCACGCCTGTGTCGGCCCGGCCTGGACCGACTCGGTGCTCCTGGCGATCAACGTGATCGTGCACGGCGGCGATCCGGCCCCGCTGCTCGACGGCGTCGACCCCGACATCGTGACCGGTGTGCTGGCCGGAGCGGCCGCACTGTTCCACCACCGCTGCCGGCAGCCACCGCCGCCGGGTCTGCCCACGGTTCGGGCGTTCCAGCGTTTCCAGGCCGACGCCCTGCTCCCCTGGGTCCGATCCGCCCTTTCCGCCTAGATCACCGAAACGGGGCTGAACCACACCCGGTGCCGTCCCGTAACAGTTACGGGGTTGACCGGTAGATGGGACCTCCAGCACACCGCTCCGGGCCCGGCACACCGGGAGACTAGGCTCGAAGCCCGTGAACTGGGCTTCGGCGTGGCGGCCCGGGCGCCCAAACCGAATCATGGAACGGAAGATTGATGACCGACCAGCCCAAGGTGCGAGTCCTGCTTCTGGAGAGCATCCACCCCGACGCGGTTTCCCGCCTCGAGGAGGACGGTTTCCAGGTCGAGTCCCTGCGTAACGCGCTCGACGAGGTCGAGCTCGTCGAGCGCATCGCCGGCGTCCAGCTGCTCGGCATCCGGTCCAAGACGCAGGTGACGGCGAAGGTCCTGGAGGCCGCCGACAAGCTCGTCGGCATCGGCGCGTTCTGCATCGGCACCGACCAGATCGACCTGGCGGCGGCTTCGGCCGGCGGTGTCGCGGTCTTCAACGCCCCGTTCTCCAACACCCGCTCCGTGGTGGAGCTGGCGATCGCCGAGATCATCGCGCTGACCCGGCGGCTGACCGAGAAGAACGCGCTGATGCACGCCGGCGTCTGGGACAAGTCGGCCGACGGCGCCCAC from Actinoplanes derwentensis includes these protein-coding regions:
- a CDS encoding alpha/beta hydrolase, yielding METDVLGLPYERHTIDLGSDDEGPVVATLVRRRAANPTRRAVLHVHGFVDYFFQTHMADFFVERGWDFYALDLRKYGRSLLPHQTPNFARSMTDYFPELDEAARIIREEDGHDQLLVTGHSTGGLITSLWAHTRRGRGLVDGLFLNSPFFDFNLPWVMRRPLMSMVLAVTGRYPYRKMPVANLGLYGRSLHHEHDGEWSYDLAWKPITGFPVRMGWLEAIRRGQHKLRSGLSIDAPVLVACSTRTFRGRAWHDDIRVSDSVLDVDHITRWAPGLSRQVTIARFDGGMHDLTLSGKEVRAEVFREVGRWVDAFLPAPGTPEAAIPPAPEDRAGIATALEAAEAAVENRTTDEADDKSGATA
- a CDS encoding DUF397 domain-containing protein, whose product is MHDLSDAQWRKSSRSGGDGGNCVEVATDMQGVVAVRDTKGRDGGTLLFTPAGWRAFIDGIKEGDFDL
- a CDS encoding SAM-dependent methyltransferase; this encodes MASTDDDLRAEVPHAARIWNYWMGGKDNFAADRAAGDAVAQVYPEIVLMARQSRRFLVRVVRYLAADAGVRQFLDIGTGLPTMQNTHQVAQAVAADSRVVYVDNDPLVLVHARALMSKSDSTVHVDADYHEPERILDAARKVLDFEQPIGVMFMGVLGYEPDLQVVASIVNRVMAAVPVGSYLVLWDGTNTTPAVVEGAERLVQGGGMPYILRSPDEIGGLFSGLELVEPGLVQLTGWRPDGEVEWLDAYGAVGRKVARSS
- a CDS encoding SPFH domain-containing protein gives rise to the protein MFVFGVLLFGVAVLALLTGVLTKVPSVRRNAYLAFGGSLILSVAVIVTSSITVVPTRNVGIVTAWNKPTGRTTGAGLQWTLPWQGIDEWDASGQTYSHLGDQCVWVTIAAQRRACIPVQIEWSAKAEKAPENWAAYREVGSKSRFEVFIERRVNPQINGAMTSIFATFDPLGSVDPTSGDAPAPDLNKTYKDTLIQALNLELGDEIVVKSVAFESPQYDEPTTQAIAAYGQKILEARNLEIDKANAKTRAEITRTDASVDQVARCLQIAEKLGKEPGLCMGGSVSLTRPVETGQGN
- a CDS encoding ABC transporter permease, with translation MATLRPSDYLRLGGYGLRSRPLRATLSALGIAIGIAAMVSVVGVSASGQADLDDQLAALGTNMLTVAPGRTMFGADATLPDEALPMIERIGPVTSASAVGAVGDTPVYRTEHIPQGETGGLAVYAAQLDLLDTVDATLAHGAWLNAATAHYPAVVLGATAAHRLGDVPAVYLGGRYLPVAGVLEPVALAPELDTAVLIGWDAAETYLDFDGHATRVYTRSAEAQVEAVRSVLAATANPQSPDEVDVSNPSDALVAQRATASTFNALLLGLGAVALLVGGIGVANTMVISVLERRAEIGLRRSLGATRGQIRTQFVAESLLLSIIGGAGGVAAGSVVTAAYASAQDWPPVVPLWAVAGGLAATLLIGALAGLYPAIRAARLAPAEALA
- a CDS encoding ABC transporter ATP-binding protein, with translation MTPVIALAGVTKSYPGGVTALRDVDLTVGHGELIAIVGPSGSGKSTMLNLIGTLDRPSSGTVHIDGHDIARLTDRRLSALRARRIGFVFQSFHLAPGRDAIANVSDGLLYTGVPKKDRDRIAETALVRVGLGDRLRHRPHQLSGGERQRVAVARAVAGDPAVLLADEPTGNLDSAAGAGVMDLLRELNAAGTTVLVITHDHEIAGSLPRQVPMRDGRVI
- a CDS encoding peptidoglycan-binding protein; translated protein: MRRKWTTAAVAVALTAAGVAAYLITGGLPSAEGGGARAASVPAATAAVTRQTLVDKQSHGGTLGFGDTTTRTTRLAGTVTALAATGSTVKRGGKIYKIDNKPVILLYGTLPAYRTLEPGDEGADVRQFEKNLWALGYRGFTVDGDYTGVTADAVEQWQDDLGLAETGTVELGRVVYATGAVRVASHTADTGAAVQAGAELLSTSATSRIVTVELDAEDQRLARNGAAAGLTLPDGTEVTGRITGVETTVEESENPDGEDTTKIVVTVGFDKAPVGLDDATVTVEFTASQRADVLTVPINALLALAEGGYGLRIVDGTATRIVAVETGLFADGRVEVTGDVAEGQKVEVPS
- a CDS encoding response regulator transcription factor, whose translation is MRILVVEDEPLLADAVAQGLRRETHAVDVVYDGGSALERIDVNDYDVVVLDRDVPVVHGDKVCQVLAERKAGIRVLMLTAAAGIDDRVTGLALGADDYLPKPFAFRELSARVAALGRRARPAAPPVLRRAGISLDPYRREVHRDGRYVPLSRKEFAVLAELLRADGVAVSAETLLEKAWDENADPFTHTVRMTILKLRRKLGDPPVVLTEPGVGYRIR
- a CDS encoding sensor histidine kinase — encoded protein: MRLTVRARLTAVYGGLFVLAGIVLLSAVYVLVERSSPAAAGVAVLDVATAGAPPQGGVAFIRRVAEGTQADTLRSMLVQGAIALVVVSAAAIALGWLIAGRLLQPLHQITAAARRIAESPAADRGLHERIALSGPNDELKQLADTFDLMLARLDQSLDSQRRFIANASHELRTPLTLNRTLLEVALEPETTSPEVRQLGATLLAVNDRHGRLIDGLLLLARSDREVTERSYVDLADIVDHVAVADSVKMIAEPAEAAVLGDPVLLERLVQNLVENGVRHNVPDGWVKVTSRTLPDGWVELQVANSGPVVPRYEVPGLFEPFHRYRTDRLAGPGAGLGLSIVRAVVGAHQGRLRADARDEGGLVITVLLPGAP
- a CDS encoding aminoglycoside phosphotransferase family protein gives rise to the protein MAQPGGVRIGWADLPSPIQLDIEQIIGGGPIVAADSQAGGFSPGTADRVRAASGARAFVKAVTPALNQQSADMARDELRITAALPRHAASPRMLGGFDTGDWVVLVLEDIEGVHPRTPWVDDEIRATAAALRELATALTPAPIGGLPTVYEKYAEEFSSWDALAADVPADLDPWAAAHLDDLRAAADRGVAALVHGETLVHADLRADNILVRPDGDLVIVDWPHACVGPAWTDSVLLAINVIVHGGDPAPLLDGVDPDIVTGVLAGAAALFHHRCRQPPPPGLPTVRAFQRFQADALLPWVRSALSA